One window of the Camelina sativa cultivar DH55 chromosome 1, Cs, whole genome shotgun sequence genome contains the following:
- the LOC104699106 gene encoding U11/U12 small nuclear ribonucleoprotein 48 kDa protein-like: MDRPPSFPHYQNPNLNFFHHRPPPNPNPNFFFRPPPPPLQNLNTHPIAPSPPPIRELSGTISSLQSLLSECQRTLDSLSQNLALDHSHLLQKDGNGGFVRCPFDSNHLMPPEALFLHSLGCPNPLDLTHLLGSLSSYRNTLELHCEVQLKDDGGDLCVSLDDALADFGTSFFYKDCPGAVSFSELDRKKLTLTLPNVLSVECSDLVVLDEKEKNSMLGILPSDLCSIKSEIDQWRDYPNSYSYSVLSAILGLNVIETSELSSWILVTSTRFGVIIDTYMRDHIFLLFRLCLKPVVKEACGFMLESDVNAVGVQKIMSCKSRVFECPVLVRVFSWLASQLAVLYGEGNGKFFALDMLKQCILESASQIMLFRSERTTLDDARLSNKDGKMEKPFESSSGGEGGKTLDSAQVISVSRVAAAVAALYERSMLEGKIRAIRYAQPLTRYQRLAELGVMTAKAEEERKRRSSYQPIIDHDGLPRQRSSNQDMNKMKTREELLAEERDYKRRRMSYRGKKVKRTPRQVLRDIIEGYTEEIKLAGGIGCFEKGMPLQSPSSVGNDQKESDVGYETAPSTLTDASSRVYKQWNGEKHADIEYSKDSRNNTDKVNRHKEYDSGSSQRQKSHRSYKHSDRRDDKHSDRRDDEFTRTKRHSLEKKAYHQSHRSSREKSSSDYRTRRDDPYDRRSREPRNQNSFEDRYNPTEKELT, encoded by the exons ATGGATCGACCACCGTCGTTTCCGCActatcaaaaccctaatctgaACTTCTTCCACCATCGTCCTCCTCCAAACCCTAATCCTAATTTCTTCTTTCGACCTCCTCCACCTCCACTTCAAAACCTTAACACTCACCCCATCGCTCCATCTCCGCCGCCGATTCGCGAGCTCTCCGGTACTATCTCATCGTTACAGTCTCTGTTGTCGGAATGTCAAAGAACCCtagattctctctctcaaaatctaGCTTTAGACCACTCTCATCTTCTCCAGAAGGACGGAAATGGCGGTTTTGTTCGTTGCCCTTTTGATTCAAATCACTTAATGCCACCAGAAGCTCTCTTTCTCCATTCACTTGGTTGCCCAAATCCTCTTGACCTCACTCACCTTCTTGGATCCTTAAGTAGTTACCGGAACACACTCGAGTTACACTGTGAAGTACAGCTGAAGGACGATGGTGGTGATCTCTGTGTCTCCTTAGATGATGCGTTAGCTGATTTTGGAACTAGTTTCTTCTACAAAGATTGTCCTGGAGCTGTGAGCTTCTCTGAGCTCGATCGCAAAAAGCTAACTTTAACACTTCCTAATGTTCTATCTGTGGAATGTAGCGATTTGGTAGTTCTTGATGAGAAGGAGAAAAATAGTATGCTAGGGATATTACCGTCTGATCTCTGTTCAATAAAGAGTGAGATTGATCAGTGGAGGGATTACCCAAATTCGTATTCCTATAGTGTTCTTTCTGCTATTCTGGGTTTGAATGTGATTGAAACGAGCGAGTTGAGCTCATGGATTCTGGTTACTTCCACGAGATTTGGTGTAATAATTGATACTTACATGAGAGATCATATATTCTTGCTCTTTCGGTTGTGTTTGAAACCGGTTGTGAAAGAAGCTTGTGGATTTATGTTGGAGTCTGATGTTAATGCTGTTGGTGTGCAGAAGATTATGAGCTGCAAAAGTAGAGTATTTGAGTGTCCAGTCTTGGTTCGAGTGTTTTCTTGGTTAGCTTCTCAACTTGCTGTCTTGTATGGAGAAGGAAATGGCAAGTTTTTTGCTCTAGATATGTTAAAACAGTGCATACTAGAATCCGCCTCTCAAATAATGTTGTTTCGGTCAGAAAGAACCACACTGGATGATGCAAGGTTGAGTAATAAGGATGGGAAGATGGAGAAGCCCTTCGAGAGTAGTTCAGGTGGGGAAGGAGGCAAAACTTTGGACAGTGCTCAGGTGATATCTGTGTCCCGTGTTGCAGCAGCTGTTGCAGCATTGTATGAAAGATCCATGCTTGAAGGGAAAATAAGGGCGATACGATATGCCCAACCACTAACAAGATATCAGCG GTTGGCCGAGCTTGGTGTTATGACAGCTAAAGCTGAGGAAGAACGGAAAAGACGTTCTAGCTACCAGCCTATTATTGATCATGATGGTCTTCCGAGACAACGCTCATCAAATCAG GATATGAATAAAATGAAGACAAGAGAAGAGCTTTTagctgaagagagagattaCAAGCGTAGGAGAATGTCATACCGTGGTAAGAAGGTGAAACGAACGCCTCGACAG gtGTTACGTGATATAATAGAAGGATATACAGAAGAAATTAAGCTAGCAGGAGGGATTGGATGTTTTGAGAAAGGAATGCCATTACAATCCCCGTCTTCTGTAGGCAACGATCAGAAAGAAAGTGACGTTGGCTACGAGACTGCACCATCAACATTAACAGATGCATCATCAAGAGTCTATAAGCAATGGAATGGAGAGAAACATGCAGATATTGAATATTCAAAGGATAGCAGAAACAATACAGATAAAGTAAACCGGCATAAGGAGTATGATTCAGGTAGTTCGCAGAGACAGAAGAGTCACAGATCATATAAACACAGTGATCGAAGAGATGACAAGCACAGTGATCGAAGAGATGATGAATTCACAAGGACCAAACGGCATAGCCTCGAAAAGAAGGCTTATCATCAAAGCCACAGATCATCTCGTGAGAAGAGTTCATCAGATTACAGGACCAGAAGGGATGATCCATATGACCGCCGCAGTCGGGAACCTAGGAATCAAAATTCGTTTGAAGATAGATACAATCCAACAGAAAAGGAGTTAACTTAA
- the LOC109129332 gene encoding germin-like protein subfamily 1 member 3, protein MKGRLQFLVAKIILLTLASSFVSGYDPSPLQDYCVAGVQDINGVFVNGRFCKDPKLVTSNDFFASGLNIPGNTSNRLGSFINPVDIPGLNTLGVSIARIDFSPGGQIPPHTHPRASEILLVIKGKLSVGFVSSNDYNYTLFSKILYPGDVFVFPIGLVQFHANVGTTNAVAIGAVGSQDPGLIAVGDAVFGSNPSIDPNILAKAFALNINTVKYLRTVFAPEDDIVNE, encoded by the exons atgaaaggtcGTCTTCAATTTCTCGTAGCTAAAATCATATTGCTGACTTTAGCATCTTCGTTTGTATCTGGTTATGACCCATCTCCTCTTCAAGACTACTGTGTTGCCGGCGTCCAGGATATAAATGGAG TTTTCGTAAATGGAAGGTTCTGCAAAGATCCAAAACTAGTAACATCCAATGATTTCTTTGCTTCTGGCCTTAACATCCCTGGAAACACCAGCAACCGCCTTGGGTCCTTTATCAACCCCGTTGATATCCCTGGTCTCAACACTCTTGGGGTCTCCATTGCCCGCATTGACTTTTCCCCGGGTGGTCAAATCCCACCGCACACTCATCCACGGGCCTCCGAGATACTTTTAGTCATCAAGGGAAAGCTCTCAGTCGGCTTTGTGTCGTCGAACGACTACAACTACACACTCTTCTCCAAAATTCTTTATCCAGGAGATGTGTTTGTTTTTCCCATCGGATTGGTACAGTTTCATGCAAATGTCGGGACGACAAATGCGGTTGCCATTGGGGCGGTTGGGAGCCAAGATCCTGGTTTGATCGCGGTAGGTGATGCAGTTTTCGGGTCGAACCCTTCGATTGATCCAAATATTTTGGCTAAAGCTTTTGCGTTGAACATCAACACAGTGAAATATCTTCGGACAGTGTTTGCTCCTGAAGATGATATcgttaatgaataa
- the LOC104703283 gene encoding germin-like protein subfamily 1 member 5, giving the protein MEGRLRFLLAKIVLLALASSFVFCYDPSPLQDYCVAVDDINGVFVNGKFCKDQKRVTANDFYTSDLNVPGNTSTGPGSTITAVTVERMPGLNTLGVGIARIDFAPGGQVPPHTHPRASEILLVIKGKLFVGFVSLNEYNYTLFTKVLYPGDVFVSPKGLIQFHANIGKTNAVVIAAAGSQEPGRIVIGDAVFGSNPLIDPNVLAKAFALNLNKVKYLQAVFSSQDDIRD; this is encoded by the exons atggaaggtCGTCTTCGATTTCTCTTAGCTAAAATCGTATTGTTGGCTTTAGCATCTTCGTTTGTATTTTGTTACGACCCATCTCCTCTTCAAGACTACTGTGTTGCAGTTGACGATATAAATGGAG TTTTTGTAAATGGGAAGTTCTGTAAAGATCAAAAACGTGTAACGGCGAATGACTTTTATACTTCCGACCTAAACGTCCCCGGAAACACCAGCACCGGTCCCGGCTCCACAATTACTGCCGTTACTGTTGAAAGAATGCCTGGTCTCAACACTCTCGGGGTTGGTATTGCTCGCATTGACTTTGCCCCGGGAGGTCAAGTCCCACCTCACACGCACCCGCGTGCCAGCGAGATCTTGTTAGTCATCAAGGGCAAGCTTTTCGTTGGATTTGTATCGTTGAACGAATACAACTACACGCTCTTCACCAAAGTTCTTTATCCCGGAGATGTGTTTGTGTCTCCCAAAGGTTTGATACAATTTCATGCGAATATTGGGAAGACAAATGCGGTCGTGATTGCTGCTGCTGGGAGCCAGGAACCGGGCAGGATCGTGATAGGTGATGCGGTTTTCGGATCGAACCCTTTGATTGATCCGAATGTTTTGGCTAAAGCTTTTGCGCTGAACTTGAACAAAGTGAAATATCTTCAGGCAGTGTTTTCTTCTCAAGATGACATACGTGATTAG
- the LOC104699265 gene encoding germin-like protein subfamily 1 member 6, giving the protein MELLLRLLVAHVILLALSYSFVYCYDPSPLQDFCVAANETNGVFVNGKVCKDPKSVTANDFSYSGLNIPGNTTSFIGSNVTTVDVNKIPGLNTLGVSLARLDFARGGQNPPHIHPRASEILMVTKGTLLVGFVSSNQDNNRLFSKVLRTGDVFVFPIGLIHFQMNVGRTRAVAFAGFGSQNPGTITIADAVFGSSPSIPREVLAKAFQLDANLVRFLQIVYGPALWS; this is encoded by the exons ATGGAATTGCTTCTTCGCCTCCTTGTAGCTCACGTTATCTTATTGGCTTTATCATATTCATTTGTGTATTGTTACGATCCAAGTCCTCTTCAAGACTTTTGTGTTGCTGCCAACGAAACTAATGGAG TTTTCGTGAATGGAAAAGTGTGTAAAGATCCAAAATCAGTAACGGcaaatgatttctcttattcgGGATTAAACATCCCCGGAAACACAACCAGCTTCATCGGTTCTAATGTCACAACGGTGGATGTCAACAAAATCCCTGGCCTCAACACCCTCGGAGTCTCCCTCGCTCGCTTAGACTTTGCCCGGGGAGGTCAAAACCCACCGCACATACATCCACGCGCCTCTGAAATACTCATGGTCACCAAAGGAACACTCCTGGTTGGGTTTGTCTCTTCGAACCAAGACAACAACAGACTGTTCTCCAAGGTTCTTAGAACAGGAGACGTTTTTGTGTTTCCCATTGGTTTGATACATTTTCAAATGAACGTTGGGAGGACAAGGGCGGTTGCGTTTGCTGGGTTTGGGAGCCAGAATCCTGGCACGATTACGATCGCAGACGCGGTTTTTGGATCGAGCCCTTCGATTCCTCGAGAGGTTTTGGCAAAAGCTTTTCAGTTAGACGCTAACTTGGTTAGATTTCTCCAGATAGTGTATGGTCCTGCATTATGGTCGTAG
- the LOC104699359 gene encoding 40S ribosomal protein S16-1-like isoform X2, protein MATQPAKESVQCFGRKKTAVAVTHCKRGTGLIKLNGSPIELHQPEILRFKIFEPILLLGKHRFAGVDMRIRVNGGGNTSQVYAIRQSIAKALVAYYQKYVDEQSKKEIKDILVRYDRTLLVADPRRCEPKKFGGRGARARFQKSYR, encoded by the exons ATGGCGACCCAACCGGCGAAAGAGTCCGTTCAATGCTTCGGAAGGAAGAAGACGGCCGTTGCCGTCACCCACTGCAAACGTGGTACTGGTCTGATCAAGCTCAATGGTTCTCCGATCGAGCTTCATCAGCCAGAGATCCTCCGATTCAAGATCTTCGAGCCAATCCTTCTCCTCGGAAAACACCGTTTCGCCGGAGTTGACATGAGGATCCGTGTCAACGGTGGTGGTAACACATCCCAG GTGTACGCAATCCGTCAGAGCATTGCAAAGGCCCTCGTTGCTTACTACCAGAAGTATGTGGATGAGCAGTCGAAGAAGGAGATTAAGGATATCTTGGTGAGGTACGACAGGACTCTACTTGTTGCGGATCCGAGGAGGTGCGAGCCGAAGAAGTTTGGTGGTCGTGGTGCTCGTGCTCGTTTCCAGAAGAGTTACCGTTAA
- the LOC104699359 gene encoding 40S ribosomal protein S16-1-like isoform X1, with protein MATQPAKESVQCFGRKKTAVAVTHCKRGTGLIKLNGSPIELHQPEILRFKIFEPILLLGKHRFAGVDMRIRVNGGGNTSQVYAIRQSIAKALVAYYQKYVDEQSKKEIKDILVRYDRTLLVADPRRCEPKKFGGRGARARFQKSYR; from the coding sequence ATGGCGACCCAACCGGCGAAAGAGTCCGTTCAATGCTTCGGAAGGAAGAAGACGGCCGTTGCCGTCACCCACTGCAAACGTGGTACTGGTCTGATCAAGCTCAATGGTTCTCCGATCGAGCTTCATCAGCCAGAGATCCTCCGATTCAAGATCTTCGAGCCAATCCTTCTCCTCGGAAAACACCGTTTCGCCGGAGTTGACATGAGGATCCGTGTCAACGGTGGTGGTAACACATCCCAGGTGTACGCAATCCGTCAGAGCATTGCAAAGGCCCTCGTTGCTTACTACCAGAAGTATGTGGATGAGCAGTCGAAGAAGGAGATTAAGGATATCTTGGTGAGGTACGACAGGACTCTACTTGTTGCGGATCCGAGGAGGTGCGAGCCGAAGAAGTTTGGTGGTCGTGGTGCTCGTGCTCGTTTCCAGAAGAGTTACCGTTAA